A stretch of DNA from Lycium ferocissimum isolate CSIRO_LF1 chromosome 4, AGI_CSIRO_Lferr_CH_V1, whole genome shotgun sequence:
TTGTAGGCTGACTTTGCTCAATGCCTGATTTTTGTATTGTTATTCGATTGTAGATGACAGAGATCGTAGGAAAGGTAGTCAACTCTTTTTGGAAGGTGAGTTGCTGTTATTTGTTGGATTAGTCTTGGATTGCAGACAAGTTTCTCATGAGCTTTCTCGATTAATTGACGATATTGTTGTTGCAGGATCTAAACGAGAGATTGAAGATCGTATTGTTCCACGGAGTGCTGATGCTGATGATGCTGATGTGAATGTCAAGAGTGATGATGAGAGGTTTGTAACTTCTCCTGTATTTGTACAGATAGATTGTTATCCATTTACAACTTAAGGATTAATATTCCCAGGAAAGGCACATCGTTTATTCATCTTTCTTGTACTATAACTAAACTGGTAGAATGTCACGCGCTAAGTAAATGTGTACCATTGCTTTTTCaatgtgatttcttctcttgtTTGTAGAATCTGCTGTTAAACTTTATAATAATTGTGAGTCAGGAACTTATAAGTTGTTAATCTGTTTTCCCTGAGattagtgatgatgatgatgatgacgacgaCGAAGATGATACAGAAGCTCTCTTGGCAGAACTTGAAcagataaagaaagaaaaagcagAGGAGAAACTTCGGAAAGTAAGTATAATTAGATGCCCATACTTTATTTACTTGTAACTTTAGCTATTAATTTCGTTGTTCTATAGACTACAATTATTGAGGTTAAGATCATATGGATGGAGAGCGCTCTCTCTTGGACGAGTCTTCGTGTGAAATTTCTGTAATTTTGCCTGCTGCCATCCAAATATGGCATTATGTGATGGGATTTTATCTAATCATAAAGAGGAACTACCAATTTCACATTCATGTAAAAAGGCAAACAGTCATGCAATGTAGTCTGACTTGTTATTCGCTTTGTAATTGTGTGATTTTGGCAGGAAAGGCAAGAGCAAGAAGAAGAGCTTAAAGCAAAGGAGGCAGAATTATTGAGAGGAAACCCTCTGTTAAACAGCAACCAGCCAACAACTTTCAGTGTGAAGAGAAGGTTATCCACAAGATCTGGCTTTTACAAGATTTTGtagcttctttttttgtttttccttttgtcTAATCAAAATGCTTCTCCTATTGTCAGGTGGGACGATGATGTGGTTTTTAAGAACCAAGCTCGTGGTGAAATGAAGGCAACCAAGCGCTTTATCAATGATACTATCCGCAATGATTTTCACAGGAAGTTTCTTCACAAGTACATGAAGTGAAACACGTCTCTGAAAAATGCTCCAAATGGCCAATATTGTGTGTCCATTCATGCTTAGCATGCAGTGTACCATCAACTTAATCGAAGCGAATTGAActgttttgttgtgttttgttTACTGTAGTGTGTATGTATTATCCTGTTAACAAGCATTTATGATCCTTAAGTTCTATGTCACGATAAGTACCGTGACATTGCCATATTGACTAATATGCATTTGCTGTGATTAAACCAAATCgctatttttcatctttctatTAGGATCAAAAGTCCCGAATTTGCCTATGCTTACTTTCTAGGATTTCTGGTTTCATATTTCAAATTGTTCACCTCTTAAATTTCAAGAGTTGATTGCGCCTATGGCTGGCACTTGTTGGCATTTTCCTCCTGATTTAAA
This window harbors:
- the LOC132053161 gene encoding uncharacterized protein LOC132053161, encoding MTTAARPTWAPAKGGNEQGGTRIFGPSQKYSSRDIAAHTTLKPRKEGQDTQDELQKRNLRDELEDRERRHFSKDKGYNDDRDRRKGSQLFLEGSKREIEDRIVPRSADADDADVNVKSDDESDDDDDDDDEDDTEALLAELEQIKKEKAEEKLRKERQEQEEELKAKEAELLRGNPLLNSNQPTTFSVKRRWDDDVVFKNQARGEMKATKRFINDTIRNDFHRKFLHKYMK